From the Terriglobia bacterium genome, the window GGGTTGCAGCGCCCTGATTTCAATTTCTAGTTTGGGTCTGAAAGCCCGCGATTCTAAGACACACACCGCGGCGGTGCAGTTTTTGTGCCTACCCTTACCCCAAATACAGAACGCGATTTCCAATGATGGCTATCAAGTCGCGTGAAACGTTTTGGCCTGTTGCGTCACCTTCCGTCAGGGCCTTAGTCCCAGACCCATCTGTTGGCAGGTTTTCCTGGACTGGAACGTCGGAGGCGCAAAATGAGCGATATGAATATAAGCCAGGCAGCGTTCTGGAGTGTTGTCGTTATGGCCGTGGTGGCCGTTATTGCTCTTTTCCTCTACGAAAAAATCGCGATAACCCTGAAGGGGCTGGGCGGCGCTTTGCTTAAACTGACGGGATCCAAGAAACCGCCGGTCAGTGACAAAGATCCATCGTCTGCCCATCTCGGGGAAAGCGCCTCTGCTGATGGCCTTGCTATCGCATCGCCTGCCGCACTGCGAGAATCATCTCGTTTCCCGGCTTGGCTCTCTCGGCATTGGCTGAAGATTTCGGTCACGTTGACATTTGCATTTGTGGTCATGCCATTCTGGTGGTGGAATTGCCACCCGGAAGCATGGAAGCTTGAGCTATCAACCCATATTTCCGAGGCGTGGGGATTGTGGAAGCTAGGTCCCAAGGCGCCGATGCATGAGGCCCAGAGCGGCCATACGCTTCAGGGACTCACACGACTGCTGGATGGTTATGCGGACATACTTGGCCGCGATCCGCATCGCGCGATTGAAGTCTGGGTGGTGGACCACTACTGGCAATACTGGAACACTGACACCTTCAATGACTATATGCGCGCGAATCGACGGTTCGTTGACAGCGGCGGCAAGATTCATCGCATGTTTATTCTGGCCGACGATGATCTAAAAAATCCGCAGGTGACGGCGGTGCTGCGCAACCAGTGCGAAAAGATTGGCGCTGACGTGTGGCGCGGCGATGCGGCGGCCATCGCGAACAAAGCGGAGTACCAGATCACAGCCAACTCATTTAAGCAGATGCCATACACTGAGACCGGATTCCAGTCTTTTGACGTGCTCCAACTGGAAGACCTGACGTATTACTCCTCTGACTTTTCTCCGGATTATCGGGTGGTCGGCGCTTCAACGTGGTTCTATGGGCAAACGCTCGACCTGAAGCCGTTGTTTAATAAATCCATTGCGCAGAAAATCGATTGCTCATCGTGGCGGAATCAAGTCGCCCAAAGTCTACAAAGCCAATGAGTGCCTAGCGGCAGGTGAGCGTGGCGGACGCAAATTTTATGCCACGAACGGTTCCGCTGTTTCTGATGGTTGCCGGCGTGGTGGTTGCGCTCAGACACTTGGCCAAACCCATGGAGTCGATGCTGGTATTGCCCGGGGCAGAAGTTGACCATGTGCCTATTGTGTCCGGAGTGAGCGGACAATTGCCGCTGACGCTGGAGACCGTGGCAAACTGTACCTCGTCGTCTGGCGGAGCCGCAAGATGGTCAGAGATGGCGCTTATAGGCGCTACGATGGCGGTGATGTTGCAATTATTCTGCGGAACGCCGCCGCAGCCGACGCATGAGACGCCAAGCAAAATCGCAGCCAGAAATAACAATGAAGTCTTCATGCGGCACCGCTTGCTGCGCTGATTCTATACCTGTTGCACGGTTGCAGCCCTTGCTTTGTTTCTTGCGCCGCGCCAGTAAAGAATCAAGCCGGTGCCTATGAATGCCACGGTGCAGCCAACAAGTTTGGCTTCAAACAGAGCTTTGTTCTCTCCGCCGGGAGGGATCGCCGCCAGCACCATTGAACCCAGCGTAATCAGAAACGCGAGTGAGCCGGCAATCCAGATTCCTGGCATGCCGCCCGGAACCAGCACGGCTTGTCCGTCGGCGCGGTCAGACCGATGAGCAAGCTTAATGGCCGCCGCGTACATATAAAGGAAGGGAATGAAGTAGAGAATCACTGACATGGAAACCAGAAATTGATACGCACCGATGACCGTGGCGTTGATCTGTGAAAGCACAAGGATCGCCGCCGAGATCACGGCTTGAATCAGGATGGAAATATATGGAGTCTTCCATTTGGGGTGGATCTTGCCGAAATACGCAGGCAAGTAATGATCGATTCCGGCGACAAACGGCACGCGCGCAACGCCGGCCACCGTCGCGCCTACGCCTCCAGCGTTGCCGACCGTCACCAGCAAAGCCGCGAGCATTCCAAACCAGGCGATCCCCAGCGCGGCGGAGCCAAAGCTGATGCCGCCAAACACTCCGTTGCGGGGATCAATCTGATCCGCCGGCAAAAGCCAGAGTAGCGCCATGGTGCCCAGAACGTAAATCACGGCAATCAGTCCGGTGGAGGCATAGATGGCGCGAGGAAAAGTCTTGTGGGGCTCGCGGATCTCTTCACTCATGGCGCAGACCAGTTCCATGCCGGTAAAAGCAAACGCAATGCTCGACCAGAAATTCAGCTTGTCGATATCAGGCGGCCATTCCGGCCAGAGCCGCGGCCAGGAAAAATGCGTCGCGCTGCCGCGATGCATGGCCAGGTAAGTTCCAATGCCCACCAGCATCACCAGCGGTACGTACGTGGAAATGCCGCCGGCATTCTGCAGCCATTTGCCGATATCGAGCCCAACGATGTTGAACAGCACCGCAATCGCCAGCAATCCCAGGGACGCCCAGAGTAAATATTTTGGGCTGCCCGCCAGCCACGCATACTTTGGTCCGCCAATGTACACAGACATGGCCACGCTGGCGGTGAGCAGTCCGGGGAAATAAAAGAACGTATAAATCCAGTACGCCCAGCCAGCCACAAAGCCGTGGAAGTCGCCAAACGCCTCTTTGCTCCACACGTAAAGGCCGCCTTCCGCCGGATAGCGTGTGGAAAGCTCAATAATGATCAGCGCCGTGGGCAGAAAGAAGAACACGGCGGCCAGCACCCACAGGCTGATGGACGAAGTACCGTTGTGCGCGGCGGCGGCAATCCAGCGCGGGCCCAGCACGGCGGCGATGTTGAACAACAGCACGTCCCAGAAGCCCATGGCGCGGCGCAACTGTGATTTTGGAGCGGTTTCCTCGGCCATTCATTCCTTCCCAGTTTCCGTGGCGTGGATTCGAGCGAGCGACAACATTCTATACGGTGCGCCTGTAAGCCGTTCATCCCCCGCAAAGAACTCCAGCCGTTTCGGTCGGCAGCTTTTGCAAAAGTCGGCGTGAAGCGACGAATACAATAATCTGGTGAAGGGAAGCGGCATCTTTTTACGTCATTAAGAAGTATCACACGCAAATTTTTTAGCGCCGCGCAATAGTTCCCGGCGCACGGGGGCAAGCATGCTGAAAACTCTCGACATTTTGATTGGCGTAGCCACGGTAATGCTGTTGTTCAGCATGGCTGTCACCATCGTTACGCAGTTTGTGTCCAACCTGATGCAAAGCCGGGGCAAAAACCTGCTGGAAGGCCTGTCCGGCCTGCTGAAGCAGATTGATCCCAATATCGGCAAGGAAGCCGCCGACAAGATTGCGGAAACATTGCTCAAGCATCCGCTGGTGGCTGAGGCCAACGGAAAGCTGGGCGAAGTCATCCATCGTGAAGAATTCACCACTCTTCTTATGGGGCTCTCCGCGGGAGAAAGCGCGGCCACGCTTGAGCCGGTCGCCAAGAAAGCGCTGGATGATCTGCTGGCGAAAAATGGCATTACCGATCCTGCGGGAACACTGAAAAATATTCGGGCTACGGCGCTCCAACTGGAAGCGCTCCGTCCTGATCTGGCGAATGATGTCCGTCATGGAATGGCCATCCTGCAGGAAGCCAAAAGCCAGTTTGTCGCCAAGGTCCACGGCTGGTTTGACCAGACGATTGACCGAGTCAGCTCACGCTTTACCGTCACGGCGCGCGTTGTCACTTTTATTGCCGCGCTGGTTATTGCCATCACGGTACAGCTCGATACGTTTGCCCTGGTGAACCGCCTTTCCGTGGATGACCAGTTTCGTGACGCAGTGAAAGCCGGCGCGCAGAAAGTGGTGGATGCCTCGCAGAAGGTAGCGGAAACGCCCAGCGGGAAATCCGCGCCATCAGCCACCGCATCGCCCACGCCAACGCCGGATGCTGCCGGCGCTCCAACTCCCGCCAGTTCTCCAACGGCGGCTCCGGCCGCGACTGCCACTCCGTCGTCATCGAACGCCACGGCAACTGGGGCCACGACTTCATCTCCGCAGACCTCAACTCCTTCATCTTCAAACGCGGCTGCAACCGGAAACGCGCCTTCATCCACATCTACCCCGCCTCCAACAACAGCTTCAGTCCAGAAGGACTACTACAATCTGCTTTCCACCGCCGGCCTGGTCACGCTGCCCACAGACTTTGACACCTGGTGGGACAAGTGGACACTGGCAAAGGTCCCGGGCATTCTGCTTTCCGCCTTGCTGCTGAGCCTGGGCGCGCCATTCTGGTATGGACGCCTGCAAGACTTATTGAAGCTGCGCTCTTCCATCGCACAGAATGACGCTACGCAACGCTGCATTCGCCAGACCACGCAAGCTCCAGGCGATGGTTCCGGCACGCCAACAGCCGTTGTGAACGTCGGCGTGGGCGGTGAACAGGGCGACGTTAACGCAGTAGGATAAGGAGCTGAGCCATGAAAACATTCGTCGGTTGCGCCCCGGTAAACTTCCGGCGCGGACGGCCAGCGGGTTTCAAGCCGGAAGCCATCGTCATCCACATTGGTGAAGGCAGCCTGCGCAGCATTGATATGCAGTTCAGCGATCCCAACGCCAGGGTCTCCGCGCATTACTGCGTCAGCAAAAGCGGCGACATTCACCAGTACGTTGACGAAAAGGACACCGCGTATCATGCCGGAACCATTGACAAGCCGGAATGGTCCGGACTGAAGCCGGGCAGCGCGCCGGGAACTTTTATCAACCCGAATTTCTATACCATTGGCATTGAGCATGAAGGTTTTGCCGACGACCAGTGGCCGGATACCCAGCTTGCCGCCAGCGCCGCGCTGGTGGGCGAAATCGCCCAGCGCTGGAGCATTCCGCTGGACCAGGACCACGTGATTCGCCACCACCAGATACGCTTTCTCAAGTCCTGTCCTGGCAACGTCATCGCCATTCCCACCATTCTGGCGCGCATTCCCGCGGCGGCGCCCGTGGCTCCATCAGCGCCCACCAGCGTCAAAACCGTCAGCAATGTGCGGCTGCGCAGCGGATCTCCATCACTGGCTGCGCCCGTGCTGCGCGTTATTCCGGCCCAGACGCAGGTCCAGGTCGTCGCCGTTTTCCTCGGTGATACCGTGAACGGCAACAACCGCTGGTATTCCGACGGCACGGGAAACTTCCTCTGGGCGGGCGGAACGGACCAGCCGTAACCGCCCGTCGTTGTTCAGATAATGCATAGTTCAGATAATGCATAGAAAAAGGGCCGCATGAGAAGTGCGGCCCGATGAGGAATTGAGAAGATGTTGAGGTAAGAACCGGGCAGGGAATAGTTTTATTCCAGGCCGAGCCAAAAGATTCGGTGGTGGCTACTTTCGTCTAAAGCCAACGCCCCCAAAACAATTCTTTAGTTTCTCCATTTATTCGCCTATAATAAATTCCGACTTTATTTCTCACCAGGAGCCGGGAATGGCAATGGAGGTTGAATTATTGGCCGCCGTACAGGCCAAAACGTATGAAGCCTGTGAACAAGAGTGGAAGAGACTGCTGCAAGAGTTGCGCCTTGGATTGCTCTACGTTCCAGCAATTCAGGCAGTGCTCGCGGAGAGACGATGGAAGGAGCACCCGAACCCGATGGCGTATGTCCGCAAGGGAGCTGTGCGATGCGCGGTGAGGATGGGGATCGTGGATATCCGACCCAACCAAAATATGGAGATCCTTGCGTGCGATTTGCAATATCGAGACGAAGAAGGGGAACAGCTGGAGCATGACGACAAGCTGGGGATGGCCCTGAATGACTATGAAGACAGGTTCGGGTCAGACGCAGAGCTGCATTCCCTGGAAGACGATATAGCAGATGCGCTGAAGGACGAGAACCTGGTTGTGGATTGGGAACGGGTGGCAGAGCTGACGGACCTGGACCCGGGGGAACGACTCGTCATGGATTTAAGAGTGATCGGGTTTGGACGCGAGGCGGCGCTGGCGGCCTGCTTTACGGAGGACGATAAGCGGGTCCTTCAGGCAGCCTGGAGACGATTTGATCGACACAAAGGAGCGATCAGCGCGGTGCTGCAATCGGGCGAGCCGCAGCGGGCGAGGCGGCTGCAAAGGGAGCCCGAGGCGGAGCCGGAACTTATCTTTATCGAGACGCCGGAAGGGAAATTGAAAATTTCTTTCAGAAAACTTGTCCCGGAAAGCTGAAATCCGTGCATATGGTAATAGGGGAGCAATTGGCACTTAGCAATTGGCAACTAGCCCCTTTGTTTTAGCGGGCCAGGCTGAAGCTTGCCCAGCCGCAGAGGCCAAGGAACAATCCTCTTTACTTCTTTAGGGCACGGCTGGATCCGTGCCTCATTCCCACAATTTCACATCAACACAGAGCCGCCCGAGAGGCGGCTTTTTTATTGGAGCCAACATGATCAAGCAAAAAGGACGTTCGACCTCAGCCACTAAAGAAGAGGTTATTGCCGCATTGCACGCATGCGCGGAGAAGTTGGGGCGCGCGCCGAGATATCACGAATTGACCAAAATGAGCCGCATCACGATCAGGCATATCATGAGGCATTTTGGAACCTTCAACCAAGCACTGCGAGCAGCAGGCATGGAAGTGGGACATGCGTCCGTGTCCACGAGCATGGGTGATCTATTCCAGGATTGGGCAGAGGTGGCACGGAAAGCGAAGCGGGTGCCTTCAATCAATGACCAATCCATGCACGGGAAATACAGCGTACGGCCATTTCTTTCGAGGTTTGGAGGATGGAAAAGCGTTGCGGAGGGAATGCGCGCATTCGCCGAAAGCAGCGGCCGGGACAAGAAATACCCAGAGCTGATGAAGATGATCGCGGAATGGAGCCCACGTGGACCGGGGATGCGGAAGGCCGTGGAACGCGGACCTGATGGCGCACCTCTTGGGCACAAGCCAAGGTTATTGCCGGACCGGCCCGTGTACGGGCGTCCACTGACGCCGCCGGGGCTGGCGCATGAGCCAGTGAACGAGATGGGCGTGCTTTATCTGTTTGGCATGGTGGCTTACAAGCTGGGCTTAGTGGTAACGCACATTCAGGCGGCATTTCCGGATTGCGAGGCGTTGCGCGAAGTGGAGCGGGGACGGTGGCAGCGGCTGCTGATTGAACTGGAATTTGAAAGCCGCAATTTCCTGCTGCACAAGCACGATCCTAAAAAGTGCGATGTGATTGTGTGCTGGAAACATAACTGGGAGTCGGGATGGGGTGGTCCCGCACCGGTTGTGGGCTTTCCCTACACTCGCTACTCTTCGAGTGTGGAGAGATCGCCGACGTCGCGGCCCAGTTCCTGCGCTTTGAGCAGACGGCGGATGATCTTGCCGCTGCGCGTTTTGGGCAGCTTATCGGGGAACGCAATTTCAGAGGGCACGGCGATTGCTCCGAGCACGTGCCGCACATGCTCCTTTAATTTCTGTTCAAGCTCTGGCGAGGCCGTGTGGCCAATGCGCAGGATCACGAAAGCCTTGATGTTCTCGCCCTTGATTTCGTCGGGGCGTCCGATGACAGCCGCTTCAGCGACGGCAGGATGGCTGACCAGCGCGCCTTCAACGTCGGCGGTGCCGATGCGATGGCCGGCTACGTTCAGCACATCGTCCGCGCGGCCCACGACGGTGAAGTAGCCGTCCTGATCGCACACGGCGACGTCGCCCGTGGTGTAACAGTTGGGAACCTTGCCCCAATCCTGCGAGTAACGCGCCGGGTCACCATACACAGTGCGGAACATGTGCGGAAACGGCTTGCGGATCACCAACAGCCCGCCTTTGTTCGGCGGCATGGGATTGCCTTGCTGATCGACGACTTCAGCCACAACTCCGGGCAGCGCCTTGCCCGCCTTTGCCGGACGCGCAGCCATGATCGGCAAAGTGCCCAGGCACGGGCCGCCAGTTTCAGTTTGCCACCAGTTGTCGGCGACGAAAGCCG encodes:
- a CDS encoding N-acetylmuramoyl-L-alanine amidase, translated to MKTFVGCAPVNFRRGRPAGFKPEAIVIHIGEGSLRSIDMQFSDPNARVSAHYCVSKSGDIHQYVDEKDTAYHAGTIDKPEWSGLKPGSAPGTFINPNFYTIGIEHEGFADDQWPDTQLAASAALVGEIAQRWSIPLDQDHVIRHHQIRFLKSCPGNVIAIPTILARIPAAAPVAPSAPTSVKTVSNVRLRSGSPSLAAPVLRVIPAQTQVQVVAVFLGDTVNGNNRWYSDGTGNFLWAGGTDQP
- a CDS encoding APC family permease encodes the protein MAEETAPKSQLRRAMGFWDVLLFNIAAVLGPRWIAAAAHNGTSSISLWVLAAVFFFLPTALIIIELSTRYPAEGGLYVWSKEAFGDFHGFVAGWAYWIYTFFYFPGLLTASVAMSVYIGGPKYAWLAGSPKYLLWASLGLLAIAVLFNIVGLDIGKWLQNAGGISTYVPLVMLVGIGTYLAMHRGSATHFSWPRLWPEWPPDIDKLNFWSSIAFAFTGMELVCAMSEEIREPHKTFPRAIYASTGLIAVIYVLGTMALLWLLPADQIDPRNGVFGGISFGSAALGIAWFGMLAALLVTVGNAGGVGATVAGVARVPFVAGIDHYLPAYFGKIHPKWKTPYISILIQAVISAAILVLSQINATVIGAYQFLVSMSVILYFIPFLYMYAAAIKLAHRSDRADGQAVLVPGGMPGIWIAGSLAFLITLGSMVLAAIPPGGENKALFEAKLVGCTVAFIGTGLILYWRGARNKARAATVQQV